A region of Maridesulfovibrio bastinii DSM 16055 DNA encodes the following proteins:
- a CDS encoding M23 family metallopeptidase, whose translation MFLKRLSNVFVFALMLGLLFSASVAEAAITLACPKAVPLGQAFLVRVTSTDPVSSVSIGWMSGEFSPEVSKWNGRDVAVEMLGTDVLSDKPGKKKVVIKVTAAGKEQEFKRTIRIVAKKYPVQKLTLPKKMVTPPTEVYTKIKQDRKESGKALSTYSTSREWFLPFERPVAGSLSSTYGLRRILNGKPKNPHRGLDFRGAKGTPVKAVAGGKVLLARKHYYAGNSLYIDHGNGVISLYFHLSEFDVKEGDTVERGQVVGRIGSTGRVTGPHLHLSISVNGKLVDPKPLLEKNADALLGAAG comes from the coding sequence ATGTTTTTAAAGCGTCTTAGTAATGTGTTTGTTTTTGCCCTTATGCTTGGCCTTCTTTTCAGTGCTTCTGTTGCGGAAGCAGCAATTACACTTGCCTGCCCGAAAGCTGTTCCGCTAGGACAGGCTTTTCTGGTTCGCGTTACCTCAACAGATCCTGTCAGTAGTGTGAGCATAGGCTGGATGTCTGGAGAATTCTCTCCTGAAGTCTCCAAATGGAATGGCAGAGATGTTGCTGTCGAAATGTTAGGGACAGATGTTCTCAGTGATAAACCGGGAAAGAAAAAAGTTGTTATAAAAGTTACCGCAGCGGGAAAAGAGCAGGAGTTTAAAAGGACAATAAGAATTGTTGCCAAAAAATATCCGGTTCAGAAGCTGACACTGCCTAAGAAAATGGTAACCCCACCAACTGAAGTTTATACTAAAATCAAACAGGACCGCAAAGAATCCGGTAAAGCTCTCTCGACCTATAGTACCAGCAGAGAATGGTTTCTTCCATTTGAGCGTCCTGTGGCAGGGTCTCTGTCAAGTACCTACGGCCTGCGTAGAATTTTAAATGGTAAGCCTAAGAATCCTCATCGAGGTCTTGATTTCAGGGGAGCCAAAGGAACTCCGGTAAAAGCTGTTGCCGGTGGAAAGGTTCTTTTAGCCAGAAAACATTATTATGCTGGTAATTCCTTATACATAGATCATGGAAACGGGGTCATTTCGTTATATTTCCATCTTTCCGAATTCGATGTTAAGGAAGGCGACACGGTTGAGCGGGGACAGGTTGTGGGCAGGATAGGCTCTACTGGTAGAGTCACTGGCCCTCACCTTCACTTGAGTATAAGTGTGAACGGAAAGCTTGTTGACCCGAAACCATTGCTTGAAAAGAATGCGGACGCCCTTCTGGGAGCAGCCGGTTAA
- a CDS encoding proline--tRNA ligase has translation MRLSRYYIPTLKEDPAEAEVVSHKLLMRAGMIRKLTSGIYNYLPLGLKSLNKVAGIIREEMNKAGAVEVLLPMVQPGDLWKESGRWDYYGKELLRISDRHSRDYCLGPTHEEVMTDLIRGEVKSYKQLPINLYQIQTKFRDEIRPRFGLMRGREFVMKDGYSYDKDEAGAEESYRIMFNAYKKSFERIGLRFRAVQADSGAIGGNFSHEFHVLADTGEDTIAVCSNEKCGYAANLEKAAVHAPNGECACNAECAPVEEVATPGKHTVEEVCEFMGITADKLVKTLLFEVDGEPVAALIRGDRELNDTKLRNLVGGNEINFASEEQVREWTGAPVGFAGPVGLKIERIFADHELCVSTDWVAGANKGDTHIKHLSLGRDCKIEKFADLRVITENDPCPECGASIELTKGIEVGHVFKLGTKYTEAMEATFLDENGKSKPMVMGCYGIGVSRIVASAIEQNNDENGAVFPPSIAPFEVCLISLGGKDEAVNEKAGELYETLLEMGVDVAYDDRKERPGVKFAEADLIGYPMQIVLGGKGLKNGIVEAKNRKSGEKIELPLEGFSEAFSAWRADIWHSWGLAL, from the coding sequence ATGCGTCTGAGCCGTTATTACATCCCGACTCTGAAAGAAGATCCCGCCGAGGCGGAAGTTGTTTCTCACAAGCTGCTGATGCGTGCGGGAATGATCCGCAAACTTACAAGCGGTATCTACAACTATCTCCCTCTGGGGCTCAAGTCGCTTAATAAAGTGGCGGGTATTATACGCGAAGAAATGAACAAGGCCGGAGCCGTTGAGGTCCTGCTTCCAATGGTTCAGCCCGGCGATCTCTGGAAGGAATCCGGACGCTGGGACTATTACGGCAAGGAACTGCTGCGCATAAGTGACAGACACAGCCGTGACTACTGCCTCGGACCTACACACGAAGAAGTCATGACTGATCTTATTCGCGGTGAAGTTAAGTCTTATAAGCAGCTGCCTATTAATCTTTATCAGATTCAGACTAAATTCCGTGATGAAATCAGACCCCGCTTTGGACTCATGCGCGGCCGTGAATTTGTAATGAAAGACGGTTACTCCTACGATAAAGATGAGGCCGGTGCTGAAGAATCATACCGCATAATGTTTAATGCATATAAAAAATCATTCGAACGTATCGGTTTGCGTTTTCGTGCTGTTCAGGCTGATTCCGGTGCTATCGGTGGTAACTTCTCTCATGAATTTCATGTTCTTGCCGATACAGGCGAAGATACAATTGCCGTCTGCTCCAATGAAAAATGTGGTTATGCGGCAAACCTTGAAAAGGCCGCAGTACACGCTCCCAATGGTGAATGTGCCTGCAATGCCGAGTGTGCTCCGGTAGAAGAAGTTGCCACACCGGGCAAACATACCGTTGAAGAAGTCTGTGAATTTATGGGTATTACGGCTGATAAGCTGGTCAAAACCCTGCTTTTTGAAGTTGACGGTGAGCCTGTTGCAGCCCTGATTCGTGGTGACCGTGAACTTAATGATACTAAATTACGTAATCTGGTCGGCGGAAATGAAATTAATTTTGCTTCCGAAGAACAGGTTCGCGAGTGGACTGGAGCTCCTGTCGGTTTTGCCGGTCCTGTCGGTCTTAAAATTGAAAGAATTTTTGCGGACCACGAACTTTGTGTTTCAACTGACTGGGTTGCCGGTGCCAATAAAGGGGATACCCATATCAAGCATCTCTCACTCGGTAGAGATTGTAAGATTGAGAAGTTCGCAGATCTGCGTGTCATTACCGAAAATGACCCCTGCCCTGAGTGTGGAGCTTCCATAGAACTGACCAAGGGTATTGAAGTCGGTCATGTCTTCAAGCTGGGAACCAAATATACGGAAGCAATGGAAGCTACTTTCCTTGATGAAAACGGAAAAAGCAAACCTATGGTAATGGGATGCTATGGTATTGGAGTTTCCAGAATTGTTGCTTCTGCAATAGAGCAGAACAATGATGAAAATGGGGCTGTGTTCCCGCCGTCTATCGCTCCTTTTGAGGTCTGCCTGATTTCACTCGGTGGCAAAGATGAGGCTGTTAATGAAAAAGCCGGCGAACTGTATGAAACTCTGCTCGAAATGGGCGTTGATGTTGCTTATGATGATCGTAAGGAACGTCCCGGCGTCAAGTTTGCTGAAGCTGACCTGATTGGATATCCCATGCAGATTGTTCTTGGTGGTAAAGGTCTCAAGAACGGAATTGTGGAAGCCAAGAACCGCAAGAGCGGTGAAAAAATTGAGCTTCCGCTGGAAGGATTTTCAGAGGCTTTTTCCGCATGGCGCGCCGACATCTGGCATTCATGGGGGCTTGCTCTTTAA
- the xseB gene encoding exodeoxyribonuclease VII small subunit, with protein sequence MQEDNRSFEERLERLKEIVTGLERGDLPLEDGVSLFKEGLELARGCSVQLENARNEVKVVSDGLLKDFEDIDDESEESVDDD encoded by the coding sequence ATGCAGGAAGACAATAGAAGTTTTGAGGAAAGACTGGAAAGGCTTAAAGAGATAGTGACCGGTCTTGAGCGCGGAGACCTGCCTCTTGAAGATGGTGTTTCTCTGTTCAAAGAAGGTCTTGAACTGGCAAGAGGATGCTCTGTTCAGCTGGAAAATGCCAGAAATGAAGTTAAAGTTGTCAGCGATGGTTTGCTGAAAGACTTTGAAGATATAGATGATGAAAGTGAGGAATCCGTAGATGACGATTAA
- the xseA gene encoding exodeoxyribonuclease VII large subunit, with protein sequence MKIFSVSDITRAVKDVLETEFPFVWIKGQVTNLSRPASGHIYFTLTDGDAGINVVWFKGNQAQSSGSEESRVNPLTGEVETGNPLVLEDGMEVLCAGHINVYPPRGVYQLIVELVQEQGVGDLRLAFEAMKKNLAERGYFDEDRKMELPRSPGRVAVVTAKTGAAIHDFLRIADERGTGTEIRIYPSLVQGDRAPEQIASAIDLACDDGWADVLVLIRGGGSLEDLWAFNTEKVAEALYRATIPVVCGVGHEVDVSIADYVADKRVATPSHAAQLLWPRRQVLMQSVDEMEFRLVKEFKNFIETRSSRFESLKKGLMWLSPVQRMERLGAAFDTELMRLQSAFKIGMARKESELERLRERLSLSFGPGSIDALSSSVELFENRLLMAMDHRMLKSENSLNSLSESLRLLDPEKPLERGYSLVRIEKSGKFLRDPDEVDNGEMLAIRVRSGEVRARVKKNE encoded by the coding sequence ATGAAAATATTTTCTGTCAGTGACATAACCCGAGCAGTCAAGGATGTTCTTGAGACCGAGTTCCCTTTCGTCTGGATAAAAGGGCAGGTTACCAATTTGTCCAGACCGGCTTCAGGTCATATCTATTTCACGCTGACCGATGGTGATGCCGGTATAAATGTGGTCTGGTTCAAAGGAAATCAGGCCCAGTCCTCAGGCAGTGAAGAAAGCAGAGTCAATCCCCTTACAGGTGAAGTTGAAACAGGGAATCCGCTTGTTCTGGAAGACGGCATGGAGGTCCTTTGTGCCGGTCATATCAATGTTTACCCGCCAAGGGGAGTTTATCAGCTCATAGTGGAGCTGGTACAGGAGCAGGGCGTAGGTGACCTGCGTCTGGCTTTTGAAGCCATGAAAAAAAATCTGGCTGAACGGGGATATTTTGATGAAGACCGTAAAATGGAGTTACCTCGCTCTCCGGGCAGAGTTGCTGTTGTCACAGCGAAAACGGGAGCGGCAATTCACGATTTTCTTCGCATTGCTGATGAACGGGGAACAGGGACCGAAATAAGAATTTATCCAAGCCTTGTTCAAGGTGACCGTGCTCCCGAGCAGATCGCCTCAGCAATTGACCTTGCCTGCGATGATGGCTGGGCGGATGTTCTGGTTCTCATTCGAGGTGGTGGGTCTCTGGAAGATTTATGGGCCTTCAATACTGAAAAAGTTGCTGAAGCGTTGTATAGGGCTACTATTCCCGTTGTCTGCGGAGTCGGACACGAAGTTGATGTTTCCATTGCTGATTATGTTGCAGACAAAAGAGTTGCAACGCCGAGCCATGCCGCACAGCTTCTATGGCCCAGACGGCAGGTGCTGATGCAGTCTGTTGATGAGATGGAATTTCGGCTGGTTAAAGAGTTTAAAAATTTTATTGAGACCCGTAGTTCAAGGTTTGAATCCTTGAAAAAAGGTTTGATGTGGCTTTCACCAGTCCAGCGCATGGAAAGGCTGGGGGCTGCCTTTGATACCGAATTGATGAGACTGCAAAGTGCTTTTAAAATCGGGATGGCCCGCAAAGAATCTGAGCTGGAAAGGCTTAGAGAAAGATTGTCTCTTTCTTTTGGTCCCGGCAGCATCGACGCGCTCTCATCTTCTGTAGAGCTTTTTGAGAATCGTCTTTTGATGGCAATGGATCACCGCATGCTGAAAAGTGAAAACAGTTTGAATTCGTTGTCGGAATCATTGCGGCTTCTTGATCCTGAAAAACCTCTGGAGCGTGGTTACAGTCTGGTCCGCATTGAAAAAAGTGGAAAATTCCTGCGTGATCCGGATGAAGTTGATAACGGGGAAATGTTGGCTATCAGAGTGCGTTCCGGAGAAGTTCGCGCCAGAGTTAAGAAAAATGAATAA
- a CDS encoding phosphoadenosine phosphosulfate reductase family protein: protein MASAESLDSKVERTVELMKDVLNKHDPHKIAVAWTGGKDSTVVMAIWIEVLKMESLKMNPRALSIDTGVKFPEVLSFRDSLASDWNIDVDIVRPDIDPDAYPYAVDVLKCCRELKVEPLMKAVEKGKIEVLISGIRRDEHPSRQNRDYLEKREAPEHLMLNPVLDWTEMDIWSFITMNDLPFCELYDQGYRSLGCRPCTAKSDAGGEREGRNSAKEQKLELLTSLGYF, encoded by the coding sequence ATGGCTTCAGCAGAATCGCTCGATTCTAAAGTTGAACGAACTGTGGAACTTATGAAGGATGTGTTGAACAAACACGATCCTCATAAAATTGCGGTTGCGTGGACAGGAGGAAAGGATTCCACGGTTGTCATGGCAATCTGGATTGAAGTTTTGAAAATGGAATCCTTAAAAATGAATCCCAGAGCTTTATCCATCGATACCGGGGTAAAATTTCCTGAAGTACTTTCTTTCAGGGATTCTCTGGCTTCTGACTGGAATATCGATGTTGATATTGTCAGACCGGATATTGATCCTGATGCTTATCCTTATGCCGTTGATGTGCTAAAGTGCTGCCGGGAGCTCAAAGTTGAGCCGCTTATGAAGGCTGTTGAGAAGGGAAAAATAGAAGTGCTGATTTCCGGCATTCGCAGGGACGAACATCCATCACGGCAGAACCGTGATTATCTGGAGAAGCGTGAAGCTCCGGAACATCTGATGCTCAACCCTGTTCTAGACTGGACGGAGATGGATATCTGGTCATTCATAACCATGAATGATCTTCCGTTTTGTGAACTTTATGATCAAGGCTACCGTTCTCTGGGGTGCAGACCGTGTACAGCTAAAAGCGATGCCGGTGGTGAGCGCGAGGGACGAAATTCTGCCAAGGAACAGAAGTTGGAGCTGCTGACTTCATTGGGATACTTCTAA
- the ispG gene encoding flavodoxin-dependent (E)-4-hydroxy-3-methylbut-2-enyl-diphosphate synthase translates to MIKRRKTREIKIGNVGIGGDNPVRVQSMCNTDTRNVDATVAQINELAGAGCEIVRIAVPDTAAAAVLSDIHEQAKVPLVADIHFDYRLALAAVEAGIEGLRINPGNIGGPKKVDAVVSAALEHGVPIRIGVNGGSLEKSLLSKYGGPTPEAMVESALGHVDMLEKRGFSDIKISLKSSSVLNTVAAYRLLAEKVDYPQHIGITEAGTLVRGTVKSSVGLGILLWEGLGDTMRVSLTHDPVVEVGVAWEILRSLGLRERGPEIVSCPTCGRTEIDLIGLAQQVEEELRGIEDVFTVAVMGCVVNGPGEAKEADIGIAGGKDLGIIFRKGEVLRKVHGNENLLPEFMKEIEKFLEEKRGK, encoded by the coding sequence ATGATAAAAAGAAGAAAAACCCGTGAAATAAAAATCGGGAATGTCGGAATCGGCGGAGATAATCCTGTCAGGGTTCAATCCATGTGCAATACCGATACCCGCAATGTCGACGCAACCGTCGCCCAGATAAACGAACTAGCTGGTGCCGGCTGCGAAATAGTGCGTATTGCCGTTCCAGACACTGCTGCGGCAGCGGTTCTTTCCGATATTCACGAACAGGCTAAAGTCCCGCTTGTTGCTGACATTCATTTTGATTACAGGCTGGCTCTTGCAGCTGTAGAAGCAGGGATTGAAGGTCTTAGAATCAATCCCGGTAATATCGGCGGCCCTAAAAAGGTGGATGCTGTTGTCTCTGCTGCACTGGAACATGGGGTGCCTATCCGTATCGGTGTAAACGGCGGTTCTCTGGAAAAGTCGCTGCTGTCAAAGTATGGCGGTCCTACACCCGAAGCTATGGTTGAAAGTGCTCTTGGGCACGTTGATATGCTTGAAAAGCGTGGTTTCAGCGATATTAAAATTTCGCTTAAGTCTTCTTCGGTTTTAAATACTGTAGCCGCCTACCGGCTGCTGGCTGAAAAAGTTGACTACCCCCAGCATATAGGCATAACCGAAGCCGGAACTCTGGTCCGTGGAACAGTTAAATCTTCCGTCGGCCTTGGTATCCTGCTCTGGGAAGGACTTGGAGATACCATGCGCGTTTCTCTGACTCATGATCCTGTTGTTGAAGTCGGTGTGGCATGGGAGATTCTGAGATCTCTTGGACTGCGTGAACGCGGACCTGAAATTGTCTCCTGCCCGACTTGCGGACGCACTGAGATTGATCTCATCGGACTTGCGCAGCAAGTTGAAGAAGAATTGCGCGGAATAGAAGATGTTTTTACAGTTGCGGTCATGGGTTGCGTTGTGAACGGTCCCGGTGAAGCAAAAGAAGCTGATATAGGAATTGCAGGCGGTAAGGATCTGGGAATTATATTCCGCAAAGGTGAAGTTTTACGCAAAGTTCATGGCAATGAGAATTTACTGCCCGAATTTATGAAAGAAATAGAAAAGTTTTTAGAAGAAAAGAGAGGAAAATAG
- a CDS encoding uracil-DNA glycosylase: MNIFFAGKSRKIHPSWECFFTNEKINELKEIEKKLGSSYTPEAQNILRFAATDLYGVKVVILGQDPYPQKGTATGRSFEVGGISSWHDLKRNASLVNILKLLHKNYLKSPEVSPIKKIREDIDAGIFPLLPPDKLFRHWEEEGVLMLNAALTCEIDKPGSHKDIWSDFVRDALKFTAENSRAARWFLWGKNACDFCSFVSEENKFESHHPRLYNRTPGSFLAENHFARVPEVNWFGS; this comes from the coding sequence ATGAATATATTTTTTGCGGGTAAGAGTCGGAAAATACACCCTTCATGGGAATGCTTTTTTACTAATGAAAAAATAAATGAGCTGAAAGAGATAGAAAAGAAGCTAGGGTCCAGCTATACTCCTGAAGCTCAAAATATACTCCGTTTTGCTGCAACTGATCTTTACGGGGTAAAAGTTGTCATACTTGGCCAGGACCCCTATCCGCAAAAGGGAACAGCTACAGGGCGTTCTTTTGAAGTCGGCGGAATTTCAAGCTGGCACGATTTGAAACGAAATGCTTCTCTGGTGAATATTTTAAAACTGCTGCATAAAAATTATCTGAAATCTCCTGAAGTCTCTCCCATAAAAAAAATCCGTGAAGATATTGATGCTGGAATTTTTCCGCTTCTTCCCCCTGATAAACTGTTCAGACATTGGGAGGAGGAGGGCGTGCTTATGCTTAATGCCGCTTTGACCTGTGAGATAGATAAACCCGGAAGCCATAAAGATATCTGGTCTGATTTTGTTCGGGATGCTTTGAAATTCACAGCAGAAAACAGCCGGGCAGCCCGCTGGTTCTTATGGGGTAAAAACGCCTGTGATTTTTGCTCTTTTGTATCTGAAGAAAATAAATTCGAAAGTCATCATCCCAGATTATATAACCGCACTCCCGGATCGTTTCTGGCTGAAAATCATTTTGCAAGGGTTCCGGAGGTCAACTGGTTCGGTTCATAA